AACTTGAAAGGCACTGGGGCATCTGGCTATGAGGAACAGAGCACTGATGGGTTGAGAAAAGTGAAAGCTAATTGGGGGAATGATTCGATTTTTGGTACATATGGGTTATCAGAACACTCATCCTCCTCTGGTTTAAGTAGCCCTTTTGGGTCTGAACTTGGCTCAACAGAAACTGATGAAACTGAAAGCGAAGAGGATGAAGATTTCATTGCTCAATTGACTCGACAAATGGCTGATTATATGCTTAAAGATGATGACgacgaagaagaagatgtcTCTGTTGATGAAAATGATGCTGATGAAAACAGAGCCCCAAGTTCTACTCTTAATAATCTCCAGGTTAATTTATCTTCTCAAAGATTGCAACGTTTtaccttttctttaatttttactgAATTTGGTTTTCTTTTTCAGACACCAAACACATATGGGTTGGCTGGGAATTGGTCAAATTTAAATTCCAAGGAGATATGTTGCTATAATCAAGAATCTTTAGGCACATATGTTAAGCCTGTAGAAGACTCTGTGAATCATCAAATAAAGAATTCTAATAGTGTATTTTACTCTAGTGATGATTTGAAGAGACCAATTCAAGTAAGAATTCAAAAACTAAACAAGCTTTTGTGGGTTGTTTCTTGATAAGTCTATACCATCTAACTGACTTAATTATGTGTAGGTGTACCACTTGAAAGACCAACCAACAAcagcaaaactgaaaaaaagaaTGAAGGGGACAGCTTCAGTTCGGAAACTCAAAACTGAAAAAAACAACACAGAGAGTAGTTTGACAAAAAAACAAACAGTTGGTAGGCATGG
This Solanum dulcamara chromosome 8, daSolDulc1.2, whole genome shotgun sequence DNA region includes the following protein-coding sequences:
- the LOC129900732 gene encoding uncharacterized protein LOC129900732 isoform X2, with amino-acid sequence MMASYSSVLRGKEEKGFPPPHKLFPSHGFAMEEQKQKKKVQDFNLKGTGASGYEEQSTDGLRKVKANWGNDSIFGTYGLSEHSSSSGLSSPFGSELGSTETDETESEEDEDFIAQLTRQMADYMLKDDDDEEEDVSVDENDADENRAPSSTLNNLQTPNTYGLAGNWSNLNSKEICCYNQESLGTYVKPVEDSVNHQIKNSNSVFYSSDDLKRPIQVYHLKDQPTTAKLKKRMKGTASVRKLKTEKNNTESSLTKKQTVGRHGQSGDKIHQLHPQHPVQGSGAAMRAIFLGGSGLKKGSSGTGVFLPRTINNPNPPPTATTESKKKKKSDAENEAEELVYKENQHSEDQTIVVNDQEVQLPQEWTY
- the LOC129900732 gene encoding uncharacterized protein LOC129900732 isoform X1, giving the protein MMASYSSVLRGKEEKGFPPPHKLFPSHGFAMEEQKQKKKVQDFNLKGTGASGYEEQSTDGLRKVKANWGNDSIFGTYGLSEHSSSSGLSSPFGSELGSTETDETESEEDEDFIAQLTRQMADYMLKDDDDEEEDVSVDENDADENRAPSSTLNNLQTPNTYGLAGNWSNLNSKEICCYNQESLGTYVKPVEDSVNHQIKNSNSVFYSSDDLKRPIQVYHLKDQPTTAKLKKRMKGTASVRKLKTEKNNTESSLTKKQTVGRHGQSGDKIHQLHPQHPVQGSGAAMRAIFLGGSGLKKGSSGTGVFLPRTINNPNPPPTATTESKKKKKSGSSTVLIPARVLQALQQHFNHMDALSQSNTCAVSPSHFPKNDAENEAEELVYKENQHSEDQTIVVNDQEVQLPQEWTY